Proteins encoded together in one Coffea arabica cultivar ET-39 chromosome 2c, Coffea Arabica ET-39 HiFi, whole genome shotgun sequence window:
- the LOC113731555 gene encoding inositol-tetrakisphosphate 1-kinase 3 isoform X8: MRLNGEISIANVDDDDDGDGERKENELGLIRSPTPTAPPTRLVVGYALTSKKRQSFLQPKLLALARSKGILFIAVDVKQPLSDQGPFDVVLHKLAGKEWSQMIEDYGQKNPNVTVLDPPDAIEHVNNRQSMLEDVADLNLPDYYGNSVIGFWALKLLIGRVTVPRQLVFTTDPSSIPHEVTKEGLKLPLGGVLFKVYIIGEFIKVVRRFSLPDVCKRELSKIAGVFPFPRVSCASASADGADLDPKVAELPPSPLLEMLARELRLRLGLQLFNVDIIREYGTRDLYYIIDINYFPGYGKMPDYEHTFTEFLLSLEQSKYEKVLVA, translated from the exons ATGAGGTTGAACGGAGAGATTTCAATTGCAAACGTTGACGATGACGACGACGGCGACGGAGAAAGGAAAGAGAACGAACTAGGTTTAATTAGGTCTCCGACGCCGACAGCGCCGCCTACGAGACTCGTCGTCGGCTACGCTCTCACGTCTAAGAAGAGGCAGAGCTTCTTGCAGCCCAAGCTTCTTGCATTAGCTCG AAGTAAAGGAATTTTGTTTATTGCTGTTGATGTAAAGCAGCCATTATCGGATCAAGGTCCATTTGATGTTGTTCTGCACAAG TTGGCAGGAAAGGAATGGAGCCAGATGATTGAG gATTATGGGCAAAAGAATCCAAATGTTACTGTCTTAGATCCTCCTGATGCtatagaacatgtaaacaatcGTCAGTCCATGCTGGAGGATGTTGCTGATCTAAACTTACCTGATTATTATG gtAACAGTGTAATTGGGTTTTGGGCCCTTAAATTGCTTATAGGCAGAGTCACTGTTCCAAGGCAGTTGGTTTTCACAACAGATCCATCATCTATTCCGCATGAGGTTACGAAAGAAGGTCTTAAACTTCCCTTAG GCGGTGTTCTCTTTAAAGTGTATATTATTGGAGAATTCATAAAAGTTGTCAGGCGCTTCTCTCTACCTGATGTGTGTAAACGTGAACTGTCAAAAATTGCTGGTGTATTCCCTTTTCCAAGAGTTTCATGTGCTTCAGCTTCTGCAGATGGCGCTGATCTGGACCCGAAGGTTGCCG AACTCCCTCCGAGTCCTTTGCTCGAGATGCTTGCAAGAGAGCTTCGCCTTCGATTG GGTCTCCAGCTGTTCAATGTAGACATAATACGGGAGTATGGGACAAGAGATCTGTATTACATAATCGATATCAACTACTTCCCCG GATATGGTAAGATGCCTGATTACGAGCATACATTTACCGAATTTCTTCTCAGCCTTGAGCAAAGCAAATACGAGAAGGTACTTGTAGCATAG
- the LOC113731555 gene encoding inositol-tetrakisphosphate 1-kinase 4 isoform X4, translating into MRLNGEISIANVDDDDDGDGERKENELGLIRSPTPTAPPTRLVVGYALTSKKRQSFLQPKLLALARSKGILFIAVDVKQPLSDQGPFDVVLHKLAGKEWSQMIEDYGQKNPNVTVLDPPDAIEHVNNRQSMLEDVADLNLPDYYGRVTVPRQLVFTTDPSSIPHEVTKEGLKLPLVAKPLVVDGSAKSHELFLAYDKVSLAKLEPPLVLQEFVNHGGVLFKVYIIGEFIKVVRRFSLPDVCKRELSKIAGVFPFPRVSCASASADGADLDPKVAELPPSPLLEMLARELRLRLGLQLFNVDIIREYGTRDLYYIIDINYFPGYGKMPDYEHTFTEFLLSLEQSKYEKVLVA; encoded by the exons ATGAGGTTGAACGGAGAGATTTCAATTGCAAACGTTGACGATGACGACGACGGCGACGGAGAAAGGAAAGAGAACGAACTAGGTTTAATTAGGTCTCCGACGCCGACAGCGCCGCCTACGAGACTCGTCGTCGGCTACGCTCTCACGTCTAAGAAGAGGCAGAGCTTCTTGCAGCCCAAGCTTCTTGCATTAGCTCG AAGTAAAGGAATTTTGTTTATTGCTGTTGATGTAAAGCAGCCATTATCGGATCAAGGTCCATTTGATGTTGTTCTGCACAAG TTGGCAGGAAAGGAATGGAGCCAGATGATTGAG gATTATGGGCAAAAGAATCCAAATGTTACTGTCTTAGATCCTCCTGATGCtatagaacatgtaaacaatcGTCAGTCCATGCTGGAGGATGTTGCTGATCTAAACTTACCTGATTATTATG GCAGAGTCACTGTTCCAAGGCAGTTGGTTTTCACAACAGATCCATCATCTATTCCGCATGAGGTTACGAAAGAAGGTCTTAAACTTCCCTTAG TTGCAAAACCTTTGGTAGTGGATGGAAGTGCAAAGTCCCAtgaactttttcttgcatatgacAAAGTTTCTCTTGCTAAACTCGAGCCGCCTTTGGTATTACAGGAGTTTGTTAATCATG GCGGTGTTCTCTTTAAAGTGTATATTATTGGAGAATTCATAAAAGTTGTCAGGCGCTTCTCTCTACCTGATGTGTGTAAACGTGAACTGTCAAAAATTGCTGGTGTATTCCCTTTTCCAAGAGTTTCATGTGCTTCAGCTTCTGCAGATGGCGCTGATCTGGACCCGAAGGTTGCCG AACTCCCTCCGAGTCCTTTGCTCGAGATGCTTGCAAGAGAGCTTCGCCTTCGATTG GGTCTCCAGCTGTTCAATGTAGACATAATACGGGAGTATGGGACAAGAGATCTGTATTACATAATCGATATCAACTACTTCCCCG GATATGGTAAGATGCCTGATTACGAGCATACATTTACCGAATTTCTTCTCAGCCTTGAGCAAAGCAAATACGAGAAGGTACTTGTAGCATAG
- the LOC113731555 gene encoding inositol-tetrakisphosphate 1-kinase 3 isoform X9 — protein MRLNGEISIANVDDDDDGDGERKENELGLIRSPTPTAPPTRLVVGYALTSKKRQSFLQPKLLALARSKGILFIAVDVKQPLSDQGPFDVVLHKLAGKEWSQMIEDYGQKNPNVTVLDPPDAIEHVNNRQSMLEDVADLNLPDYYGRVTVPRQLVFTTDPSSIPHEVTKEGLKLPLGGVLFKVYIIGEFIKVVRRFSLPDVCKRELSKIAGVFPFPRVSCASASADGADLDPKVAELPPSPLLEMLARELRLRLGLQLFNVDIIREYGTRDLYYIIDINYFPGYGKMPDYEHTFTEFLLSLEQSKYEKVLVA, from the exons ATGAGGTTGAACGGAGAGATTTCAATTGCAAACGTTGACGATGACGACGACGGCGACGGAGAAAGGAAAGAGAACGAACTAGGTTTAATTAGGTCTCCGACGCCGACAGCGCCGCCTACGAGACTCGTCGTCGGCTACGCTCTCACGTCTAAGAAGAGGCAGAGCTTCTTGCAGCCCAAGCTTCTTGCATTAGCTCG AAGTAAAGGAATTTTGTTTATTGCTGTTGATGTAAAGCAGCCATTATCGGATCAAGGTCCATTTGATGTTGTTCTGCACAAG TTGGCAGGAAAGGAATGGAGCCAGATGATTGAG gATTATGGGCAAAAGAATCCAAATGTTACTGTCTTAGATCCTCCTGATGCtatagaacatgtaaacaatcGTCAGTCCATGCTGGAGGATGTTGCTGATCTAAACTTACCTGATTATTATG GCAGAGTCACTGTTCCAAGGCAGTTGGTTTTCACAACAGATCCATCATCTATTCCGCATGAGGTTACGAAAGAAGGTCTTAAACTTCCCTTAG GCGGTGTTCTCTTTAAAGTGTATATTATTGGAGAATTCATAAAAGTTGTCAGGCGCTTCTCTCTACCTGATGTGTGTAAACGTGAACTGTCAAAAATTGCTGGTGTATTCCCTTTTCCAAGAGTTTCATGTGCTTCAGCTTCTGCAGATGGCGCTGATCTGGACCCGAAGGTTGCCG AACTCCCTCCGAGTCCTTTGCTCGAGATGCTTGCAAGAGAGCTTCGCCTTCGATTG GGTCTCCAGCTGTTCAATGTAGACATAATACGGGAGTATGGGACAAGAGATCTGTATTACATAATCGATATCAACTACTTCCCCG GATATGGTAAGATGCCTGATTACGAGCATACATTTACCGAATTTCTTCTCAGCCTTGAGCAAAGCAAATACGAGAAGGTACTTGTAGCATAG
- the LOC113731555 gene encoding inositol-tetrakisphosphate 1-kinase 4 isoform X7, which translates to MMDCSKSILHTSSLLVTVIASMLVPTALSGNSSKGILFIAVDVKQPLSDQGPFDVVLHKDYGQKNPNVTVLDPPDAIEHVNNRQSMLEDVADLNLPDYYGNSVIGFWALKLLIGRVTVPRQLVFTTDPSSIPHEVTKEGLKLPLVAKPLVVDGSAKSHELFLAYDKVSLAKLEPPLVLQEFVNHGGVLFKVYIIGEFIKVVRRFSLPDVCKRELSKIAGVFPFPRVSCASASADGADLDPKVAELPPSPLLEMLARELRLRLGLQLFNVDIIREYGTRDLYYIIDINYFPGYGKMPDYEHTFTEFLLSLEQSKYEKVLVA; encoded by the exons ATGATGGATTGTTCTAAGTCAATACTTCATACGTCCTCATTGCTTGTGACGGTCATTGCGTCAATGCTTGTGCCCACTGCCTTATCTGGGAATTC AAGTAAAGGAATTTTGTTTATTGCTGTTGATGTAAAGCAGCCATTATCGGATCAAGGTCCATTTGATGTTGTTCTGCACAAG gATTATGGGCAAAAGAATCCAAATGTTACTGTCTTAGATCCTCCTGATGCtatagaacatgtaaacaatcGTCAGTCCATGCTGGAGGATGTTGCTGATCTAAACTTACCTGATTATTATG gtAACAGTGTAATTGGGTTTTGGGCCCTTAAATTGCTTATAGGCAGAGTCACTGTTCCAAGGCAGTTGGTTTTCACAACAGATCCATCATCTATTCCGCATGAGGTTACGAAAGAAGGTCTTAAACTTCCCTTAG TTGCAAAACCTTTGGTAGTGGATGGAAGTGCAAAGTCCCAtgaactttttcttgcatatgacAAAGTTTCTCTTGCTAAACTCGAGCCGCCTTTGGTATTACAGGAGTTTGTTAATCATG GCGGTGTTCTCTTTAAAGTGTATATTATTGGAGAATTCATAAAAGTTGTCAGGCGCTTCTCTCTACCTGATGTGTGTAAACGTGAACTGTCAAAAATTGCTGGTGTATTCCCTTTTCCAAGAGTTTCATGTGCTTCAGCTTCTGCAGATGGCGCTGATCTGGACCCGAAGGTTGCCG AACTCCCTCCGAGTCCTTTGCTCGAGATGCTTGCAAGAGAGCTTCGCCTTCGATTG GGTCTCCAGCTGTTCAATGTAGACATAATACGGGAGTATGGGACAAGAGATCTGTATTACATAATCGATATCAACTACTTCCCCG GATATGGTAAGATGCCTGATTACGAGCATACATTTACCGAATTTCTTCTCAGCCTTGAGCAAAGCAAATACGAGAAGGTACTTGTAGCATAG
- the LOC113731555 gene encoding inositol-tetrakisphosphate 1-kinase 4 isoform X1, with product MRLNGEISIANVDDDDDGDGERKENELGLIRSPTPTAPPTRLVVGYALTSKKRQSFLQPKLLALARSKGILFIAVDVKQPLSDQGPFDVVLHKLAGKEWSQMIEDYGQKNPNVTVLDPPDAIEHVNNRQSMLEDVADLNLPDYYGNSVIGFWALKLLIGRVTVPRQLVFTTDPSSIPHEVTKEGLKLPLVAKPLVVDGSAKSHELFLAYDKVSLAKLEPPLVLQEFVNHGGVLFKVYIIGEFIKVVRRFSLPDVCKRELSKIAGVFPFPRVSCASASADGADLDPKVAELPPSPLLEMLARELRLRLGLQLFNVDIIREYGTRDLYYIIDINYFPGYGKMPDYEHTFTEFLLSLEQSKYEKVLVA from the exons ATGAGGTTGAACGGAGAGATTTCAATTGCAAACGTTGACGATGACGACGACGGCGACGGAGAAAGGAAAGAGAACGAACTAGGTTTAATTAGGTCTCCGACGCCGACAGCGCCGCCTACGAGACTCGTCGTCGGCTACGCTCTCACGTCTAAGAAGAGGCAGAGCTTCTTGCAGCCCAAGCTTCTTGCATTAGCTCG AAGTAAAGGAATTTTGTTTATTGCTGTTGATGTAAAGCAGCCATTATCGGATCAAGGTCCATTTGATGTTGTTCTGCACAAG TTGGCAGGAAAGGAATGGAGCCAGATGATTGAG gATTATGGGCAAAAGAATCCAAATGTTACTGTCTTAGATCCTCCTGATGCtatagaacatgtaaacaatcGTCAGTCCATGCTGGAGGATGTTGCTGATCTAAACTTACCTGATTATTATG gtAACAGTGTAATTGGGTTTTGGGCCCTTAAATTGCTTATAGGCAGAGTCACTGTTCCAAGGCAGTTGGTTTTCACAACAGATCCATCATCTATTCCGCATGAGGTTACGAAAGAAGGTCTTAAACTTCCCTTAG TTGCAAAACCTTTGGTAGTGGATGGAAGTGCAAAGTCCCAtgaactttttcttgcatatgacAAAGTTTCTCTTGCTAAACTCGAGCCGCCTTTGGTATTACAGGAGTTTGTTAATCATG GCGGTGTTCTCTTTAAAGTGTATATTATTGGAGAATTCATAAAAGTTGTCAGGCGCTTCTCTCTACCTGATGTGTGTAAACGTGAACTGTCAAAAATTGCTGGTGTATTCCCTTTTCCAAGAGTTTCATGTGCTTCAGCTTCTGCAGATGGCGCTGATCTGGACCCGAAGGTTGCCG AACTCCCTCCGAGTCCTTTGCTCGAGATGCTTGCAAGAGAGCTTCGCCTTCGATTG GGTCTCCAGCTGTTCAATGTAGACATAATACGGGAGTATGGGACAAGAGATCTGTATTACATAATCGATATCAACTACTTCCCCG GATATGGTAAGATGCCTGATTACGAGCATACATTTACCGAATTTCTTCTCAGCCTTGAGCAAAGCAAATACGAGAAGGTACTTGTAGCATAG
- the LOC113731555 gene encoding inositol-tetrakisphosphate 1-kinase 4 isoform X3, which translates to MRLNGEISIANVDDDDDGDGERKENELGLIRSPTPTAPPTRLVVGYALTSKKRQSFLQPKLLALARSKGILFIAVDVKQPLSDQGPFDVVLHKDYGQKNPNVTVLDPPDAIEHVNNRQSMLEDVADLNLPDYYGNSVIGFWALKLLIGRVTVPRQLVFTTDPSSIPHEVTKEGLKLPLVAKPLVVDGSAKSHELFLAYDKVSLAKLEPPLVLQEFVNHGGVLFKVYIIGEFIKVVRRFSLPDVCKRELSKIAGVFPFPRVSCASASADGADLDPKVAELPPSPLLEMLARELRLRLGLQLFNVDIIREYGTRDLYYIIDINYFPGYGKMPDYEHTFTEFLLSLEQSKYEKVLVA; encoded by the exons ATGAGGTTGAACGGAGAGATTTCAATTGCAAACGTTGACGATGACGACGACGGCGACGGAGAAAGGAAAGAGAACGAACTAGGTTTAATTAGGTCTCCGACGCCGACAGCGCCGCCTACGAGACTCGTCGTCGGCTACGCTCTCACGTCTAAGAAGAGGCAGAGCTTCTTGCAGCCCAAGCTTCTTGCATTAGCTCG AAGTAAAGGAATTTTGTTTATTGCTGTTGATGTAAAGCAGCCATTATCGGATCAAGGTCCATTTGATGTTGTTCTGCACAAG gATTATGGGCAAAAGAATCCAAATGTTACTGTCTTAGATCCTCCTGATGCtatagaacatgtaaacaatcGTCAGTCCATGCTGGAGGATGTTGCTGATCTAAACTTACCTGATTATTATG gtAACAGTGTAATTGGGTTTTGGGCCCTTAAATTGCTTATAGGCAGAGTCACTGTTCCAAGGCAGTTGGTTTTCACAACAGATCCATCATCTATTCCGCATGAGGTTACGAAAGAAGGTCTTAAACTTCCCTTAG TTGCAAAACCTTTGGTAGTGGATGGAAGTGCAAAGTCCCAtgaactttttcttgcatatgacAAAGTTTCTCTTGCTAAACTCGAGCCGCCTTTGGTATTACAGGAGTTTGTTAATCATG GCGGTGTTCTCTTTAAAGTGTATATTATTGGAGAATTCATAAAAGTTGTCAGGCGCTTCTCTCTACCTGATGTGTGTAAACGTGAACTGTCAAAAATTGCTGGTGTATTCCCTTTTCCAAGAGTTTCATGTGCTTCAGCTTCTGCAGATGGCGCTGATCTGGACCCGAAGGTTGCCG AACTCCCTCCGAGTCCTTTGCTCGAGATGCTTGCAAGAGAGCTTCGCCTTCGATTG GGTCTCCAGCTGTTCAATGTAGACATAATACGGGAGTATGGGACAAGAGATCTGTATTACATAATCGATATCAACTACTTCCCCG GATATGGTAAGATGCCTGATTACGAGCATACATTTACCGAATTTCTTCTCAGCCTTGAGCAAAGCAAATACGAGAAGGTACTTGTAGCATAG
- the LOC113731555 gene encoding inositol-tetrakisphosphate 1-kinase 4 isoform X2, protein MRLNGEISIANVDDDDDGDGERKENELGLIRSPTPTAPPTRLVVGYALTSKKRQSFLQPKLLALARSKGILFIAVDVKQPLSDQGPFDVVLHKLAGKEWSQMIEDYGQKNPNVTVLDPPDAIEHVNNRQSMLEDVADLNLPDYYGNSVIGFWALKLLIGRVTVPRQLVFTTDPSSIPHEVTKEGLKLPLVAKPLVVDGSAKSHELFLAYDKVSLAKLEPPLVLQEFVNHGGVLFKVYIIGEFIKVVRRFSLPDVCKRELSKIAGVFPFPRVSCASASADGADLDPKVAELPPSPLLEMLARELRLRLLFNVDIIREYGTRDLYYIIDINYFPGYGKMPDYEHTFTEFLLSLEQSKYEKVLVA, encoded by the exons ATGAGGTTGAACGGAGAGATTTCAATTGCAAACGTTGACGATGACGACGACGGCGACGGAGAAAGGAAAGAGAACGAACTAGGTTTAATTAGGTCTCCGACGCCGACAGCGCCGCCTACGAGACTCGTCGTCGGCTACGCTCTCACGTCTAAGAAGAGGCAGAGCTTCTTGCAGCCCAAGCTTCTTGCATTAGCTCG AAGTAAAGGAATTTTGTTTATTGCTGTTGATGTAAAGCAGCCATTATCGGATCAAGGTCCATTTGATGTTGTTCTGCACAAG TTGGCAGGAAAGGAATGGAGCCAGATGATTGAG gATTATGGGCAAAAGAATCCAAATGTTACTGTCTTAGATCCTCCTGATGCtatagaacatgtaaacaatcGTCAGTCCATGCTGGAGGATGTTGCTGATCTAAACTTACCTGATTATTATG gtAACAGTGTAATTGGGTTTTGGGCCCTTAAATTGCTTATAGGCAGAGTCACTGTTCCAAGGCAGTTGGTTTTCACAACAGATCCATCATCTATTCCGCATGAGGTTACGAAAGAAGGTCTTAAACTTCCCTTAG TTGCAAAACCTTTGGTAGTGGATGGAAGTGCAAAGTCCCAtgaactttttcttgcatatgacAAAGTTTCTCTTGCTAAACTCGAGCCGCCTTTGGTATTACAGGAGTTTGTTAATCATG GCGGTGTTCTCTTTAAAGTGTATATTATTGGAGAATTCATAAAAGTTGTCAGGCGCTTCTCTCTACCTGATGTGTGTAAACGTGAACTGTCAAAAATTGCTGGTGTATTCCCTTTTCCAAGAGTTTCATGTGCTTCAGCTTCTGCAGATGGCGCTGATCTGGACCCGAAGGTTGCCG AACTCCCTCCGAGTCCTTTGCTCGAGATGCTTGCAAGAGAGCTTCGCCTTCGATTG CTGTTCAATGTAGACATAATACGGGAGTATGGGACAAGAGATCTGTATTACATAATCGATATCAACTACTTCCCCG GATATGGTAAGATGCCTGATTACGAGCATACATTTACCGAATTTCTTCTCAGCCTTGAGCAAAGCAAATACGAGAAGGTACTTGTAGCATAG
- the LOC113731555 gene encoding inositol-tetrakisphosphate 1-kinase 4 isoform X5: protein MRLNGEISIANVDDDDDGDGERKENELGLIRSPTPTAPPTRLVVGYALTSKKRQSFLQPKLLALARSKGILFIAVDVKQPLSDQGPFDVVLHKDYGQKNPNVTVLDPPDAIEHVNNRQSMLEDVADLNLPDYYGRVTVPRQLVFTTDPSSIPHEVTKEGLKLPLVAKPLVVDGSAKSHELFLAYDKVSLAKLEPPLVLQEFVNHGGVLFKVYIIGEFIKVVRRFSLPDVCKRELSKIAGVFPFPRVSCASASADGADLDPKVAELPPSPLLEMLARELRLRLGLQLFNVDIIREYGTRDLYYIIDINYFPGYGKMPDYEHTFTEFLLSLEQSKYEKVLVA from the exons ATGAGGTTGAACGGAGAGATTTCAATTGCAAACGTTGACGATGACGACGACGGCGACGGAGAAAGGAAAGAGAACGAACTAGGTTTAATTAGGTCTCCGACGCCGACAGCGCCGCCTACGAGACTCGTCGTCGGCTACGCTCTCACGTCTAAGAAGAGGCAGAGCTTCTTGCAGCCCAAGCTTCTTGCATTAGCTCG AAGTAAAGGAATTTTGTTTATTGCTGTTGATGTAAAGCAGCCATTATCGGATCAAGGTCCATTTGATGTTGTTCTGCACAAG gATTATGGGCAAAAGAATCCAAATGTTACTGTCTTAGATCCTCCTGATGCtatagaacatgtaaacaatcGTCAGTCCATGCTGGAGGATGTTGCTGATCTAAACTTACCTGATTATTATG GCAGAGTCACTGTTCCAAGGCAGTTGGTTTTCACAACAGATCCATCATCTATTCCGCATGAGGTTACGAAAGAAGGTCTTAAACTTCCCTTAG TTGCAAAACCTTTGGTAGTGGATGGAAGTGCAAAGTCCCAtgaactttttcttgcatatgacAAAGTTTCTCTTGCTAAACTCGAGCCGCCTTTGGTATTACAGGAGTTTGTTAATCATG GCGGTGTTCTCTTTAAAGTGTATATTATTGGAGAATTCATAAAAGTTGTCAGGCGCTTCTCTCTACCTGATGTGTGTAAACGTGAACTGTCAAAAATTGCTGGTGTATTCCCTTTTCCAAGAGTTTCATGTGCTTCAGCTTCTGCAGATGGCGCTGATCTGGACCCGAAGGTTGCCG AACTCCCTCCGAGTCCTTTGCTCGAGATGCTTGCAAGAGAGCTTCGCCTTCGATTG GGTCTCCAGCTGTTCAATGTAGACATAATACGGGAGTATGGGACAAGAGATCTGTATTACATAATCGATATCAACTACTTCCCCG GATATGGTAAGATGCCTGATTACGAGCATACATTTACCGAATTTCTTCTCAGCCTTGAGCAAAGCAAATACGAGAAGGTACTTGTAGCATAG
- the LOC113731555 gene encoding inositol-tetrakisphosphate 1-kinase 4 isoform X6 — protein MMDCSKSILHTSSLLVTVIASMLVPTALSGNSSKGILFIAVDVKQPLSDQGPFDVVLHKLAGKEWSQMIEDYGQKNPNVTVLDPPDAIEHVNNRQSMLEDVADLNLPDYYGNSVIGFWALKLLIGRVTVPRQLVFTTDPSSIPHEVTKEGLKLPLVAKPLVVDGSAKSHELFLAYDKVSLAKLEPPLVLQEFVNHGGVLFKVYIIGEFIKVVRRFSLPDVCKRELSKIAGVFPFPRVSCASASADGADLDPKVAELPPSPLLEMLARELRLRLGLQLFNVDIIREYGTRDLYYIIDINYFPGYGKMPDYEHTFTEFLLSLEQSKYEKVLVA, from the exons ATGATGGATTGTTCTAAGTCAATACTTCATACGTCCTCATTGCTTGTGACGGTCATTGCGTCAATGCTTGTGCCCACTGCCTTATCTGGGAATTC AAGTAAAGGAATTTTGTTTATTGCTGTTGATGTAAAGCAGCCATTATCGGATCAAGGTCCATTTGATGTTGTTCTGCACAAG TTGGCAGGAAAGGAATGGAGCCAGATGATTGAG gATTATGGGCAAAAGAATCCAAATGTTACTGTCTTAGATCCTCCTGATGCtatagaacatgtaaacaatcGTCAGTCCATGCTGGAGGATGTTGCTGATCTAAACTTACCTGATTATTATG gtAACAGTGTAATTGGGTTTTGGGCCCTTAAATTGCTTATAGGCAGAGTCACTGTTCCAAGGCAGTTGGTTTTCACAACAGATCCATCATCTATTCCGCATGAGGTTACGAAAGAAGGTCTTAAACTTCCCTTAG TTGCAAAACCTTTGGTAGTGGATGGAAGTGCAAAGTCCCAtgaactttttcttgcatatgacAAAGTTTCTCTTGCTAAACTCGAGCCGCCTTTGGTATTACAGGAGTTTGTTAATCATG GCGGTGTTCTCTTTAAAGTGTATATTATTGGAGAATTCATAAAAGTTGTCAGGCGCTTCTCTCTACCTGATGTGTGTAAACGTGAACTGTCAAAAATTGCTGGTGTATTCCCTTTTCCAAGAGTTTCATGTGCTTCAGCTTCTGCAGATGGCGCTGATCTGGACCCGAAGGTTGCCG AACTCCCTCCGAGTCCTTTGCTCGAGATGCTTGCAAGAGAGCTTCGCCTTCGATTG GGTCTCCAGCTGTTCAATGTAGACATAATACGGGAGTATGGGACAAGAGATCTGTATTACATAATCGATATCAACTACTTCCCCG GATATGGTAAGATGCCTGATTACGAGCATACATTTACCGAATTTCTTCTCAGCCTTGAGCAAAGCAAATACGAGAAGGTACTTGTAGCATAG